The following proteins come from a genomic window of Nicotiana tomentosiformis chromosome 12, ASM39032v3, whole genome shotgun sequence:
- the LOC104120769 gene encoding uncharacterized protein → MANQQQASSRPWILEVVPLLVVILIAAHVLALVYWIYRLATEKQPQRRKKH, encoded by the exons ATGGCGAATCAGCAGCAAGCATCGAGTAGGCCATGGATACTCGAAGTCGTACCTCTTCTAGTCGTCATACTAATCGCTGCTCATGTCCTAGCTTTG GTGTACTGGATTTACCGGCTAGCAACTGAGAAACAGCCTCAGAGGAGAAAAAAGCACTAG